One stretch of Brachyhypopomus gauderio isolate BG-103 chromosome 10, BGAUD_0.2, whole genome shotgun sequence DNA includes these proteins:
- the mcf2b gene encoding proto-oncogene DBL isoform X2, giving the protein MAEDNPLRGFPRIRRATTSFPGNLHLVFVLRPRNQPQATGSDLGFRFTQEDFMLKMPVVMLSSVTDLLRYINENQLSSEFGGTLECCPSDWIVLRTAIESFAVTVKEIAQLLQTFGTELAETELPDDANTIEYLLRSHTDKYRQMKDDIRAVIREGRQILSNLEGAKAAEGAAAEDRDINQDRDTVQRLLAQLRDMETAFDGFFEKHHLKLQQYLQLLRYELSFHEMESALEKLSVKEKAIPTAGATVAQTDQLLVDLEALDSAAEEEMGHAQIIILHGHQLAASHHYALALIVQRCNELRHHCDTLTTALRNKHDTLTRTRELLQRLEETVRWCDEGAYLLANQLMDKFQSKEGAQSALQDIDRLMESAPPHLQTLMEASPTELHPDVFTLDFQAVLTPQLQSQIEAVVQKLTTMQAMIHSRQACLRKLADIQVRPIQHVSPRPESPPRCKSPLFSPKHSFDVNSSLKFNFDLSLPGKRASRKTNNTKKIEVQHDYEGKRSSLVYEPEGLENPDQHRCHVMKELIETEKIYVEELLSVLLGYRAEMDNPALSHILPTQLRNKKEVLFGNLPEIYKFHSRIFVQDLESCVENPERVGACFLERKENFQVYERYCQNKPVSEALWRQCSDSRFFQECKQKLNHKLGLDSYLLKPVQRLTKYQLLLKELLKYSTESLYASELQGALSAMLDLLKSVNDSMHQIAITGYEGELKDLGGLLMQGSFSVWMSHRKGATRVKDMARFKPMQRHLFLHERALLFCKKREENGDGPERTASYSFKHCLRMSSVGITENIKGDVKKFEICYSGREEVYIVQAPTVEVKMTWLSEIRKILTNQQRTAQDDGQATGEQPLSPPLAHSKLQEAPLSSEEAKSGRSSPVLTDPVVFSPRPRHHNRRSWPGTSNSVDICEGLEDWTTDLSYISDSDEDEDVVLVPGRYRAVVDHLKCGKYDIIVKNGDVIQLLHENTAGLWQVKNLTRGGEGRLPVETLQKILGSVSRSYMTRSRGELMAREI; this is encoded by the exons ATGGCGGAGGACAATCCGCTGAGGGGGTTTCCCCGGATCCGGAGGGCTACG ACCTCCTTCCCTGGAAACCTCCACCTGGTGTTTGTGCTACGCCCCAGGAATCAGCCCCAGGCCACCGGCTCAGACCTGGGCTTCCGTTTCACACAAGAGGACTTCATGCTCAAGATGCCG gTGGTCATGCTGAGTTCAGTTACTGATCTGCTCCGCTATATCAACGAGAATCAATTAAGTTCTGAGTTTGGCGGAACTCTGGAATGCTGCCCTAGTGACTGGATAGTTCTGAGAACG GCCATAGAGAGCTTTGCAGTGACGGTAAAGGAGATAGCCCAGCTTCTCCAGACCTTCGGTACAGAACTGGCGGAAACAGAGTTACCAGATGACGCGAACACAATCGAATATCTACTCAGATCTCACACGGACAAGTACAGACAGATGAAG GATGATATCCGGGCGGTCATACGAGAGGGGAGACAGATCCTGTCCAACCTGGAGGGGGCCAAAGCAGCGGAGGGCGCGGcagcagaggacagagacaTCAACCAGGACAGAGACACGGTGCAGAG ACTCCTGGCCCAGCTGAGGGATATGGAAACAGCTTTTGATGGTTTTTTTGAGAAGCACCATCTTAAACTACAGCAGTATCTCCAGCTGCTGAGATATGAGCTAAGCTTCCACGAG ATGGAGAGCGCCCTGGAGAAGCTGAGCGTGAAGGAGAAAGCCATCCCAACTGCAGGGGCGACGGTGGCTCAGACCGACCAGCTCCTCGTAGACCTGGAGGCCTTGGACTCTGCGGCCGAG GAGGAGATGGGGCATGCTCAGATTATCATCCTGCATGGTCATCAATTGGCCGCGAGTCACCACTACGCTCTGGCTCTCATAGTGCAGCGCTGTAATGAGCTACGACATCACTGTGACACACTGACCACCGCACTGCGCAACAAACacgacacactcacacgcacacgggAACTACTACAACGCCTTGAGGag ACAGTGCGCTGGTGTGACGAGGGGGCATATCTCTTGGCCAATCAGCTGATGGATAAGTTCCAGTCTAAGGAGGGGGCTCAGTCAGCCCTGCAGGACATAGACAGGCTGATGGAGTCAGCTCCACCTCACCTGCAGACACTGATGGAGGCATCTCCGACAGAACTCCACCCCGACGTGTTTACACTGGACTTCCAGGCAGTTCTCACCCCTCAGTTGCAG TCCCAGATAGAAGCTGTGGTGCAGAAGCTGACCACCATGCAGGCCATGATCCACAGCAGACAGGCCTGTCTGCGCAAGCTCGCCGACATCCAGGTCAGACCCATCCAGCATGTGTCTCCCAGACCAGAGAGTCCCCCACGCTGCAaatctcccctcttctccccaAAACACA GCTTTGATGTGAATTCCAGTTTGAAGTTCAACTttgacctctctctccctggcaAACGGGCCTCGCGGAAAACCAACAACACTAAGAAG ATTGAGGTGCAGCATGACTATGAGGGGAAACGCAGCAGCCTGGTGTATGAACCAGAAGGACTGGAGAACCCAGATCAGCACAGATG TCATGTTATGAAGGAGCTGATTGAGACAGAGAAGATCTATGTGGAGGAGctgctgtcagtgttattg ggttACAGAGCTGAGATGGATAACCCCGCCCTCTCTCATATTCTACCTACCCAACTGCGCAATAAGAAGGAGGTTTTATTTGGAAACCTGCCAGAAATCTACAAATTCCACAGCAG GATATTCGTTCAGGACCTGGAGAGCTGTGTGGAGAACCCAGAGAGAGTGGGAGCATGCTTCCTGGAGAGG AAAGAGAATTTTCAAGTGTATGAGCGTTACTGTCAGAACAAACCTGTCTCTGAGGCCCTGTGGAGACAGTGTTCGGACTCACGCTTCTTCCAG gaATGCAAGCAAAAACTGAACCACAAACTGGGCCTGGATTCCTATTTGCTAAAACCTGTTCAGCGTCTAACTAAGTACCAGCTTTTGCTGAAG GAGTTGCTGAAGTACAGTACAGAGTCCCTGTATGCCTCTGAACTGCAGGGGGCGCTATCTGCCATGCTGGACCTCCTTAAGTCTGTCAATGACTCCATGCACCAGATAGCCATTACAGGTTATGAG ggggagCTGAAGGACCTAGGCGGGTTGCTGATGCAGGGCTCCTTCAGTGTGTGGATGAGCCACAGGAAAGGTGCCACACGGGTGAAGGACATGGCTCGCTTTAAACCCATGCAGCGACATCTGTTCCTCCATGAGAGGGCGCTGCTCTTCTGCAAGAAGAGGGAGGAGAACGGGGATGGGCCAGAACGCACAGCCTCCTACAGCTTCAAACACTGCCTCAGG ATGAGCTCTGTGGGAATCACTGAGAACATTAAGGGAGATGTGAAGAAGTTTGAGATCTGCTACAGTGGCAGAGAAGAGGTGTACATAGTGCAG GCTCCCACAGTGGAAGTGAAGATGACATGGCTCAGTGAAATCAGAAAAATTCTCACAAACCAGCAGAGGACAGCTCAAG ATGATGGCCAGGCCACAGGGGAGCAGCCACTGTCTCCGCCTTTAGCTCACAG CAAGCTGCAGGAAGCACCCCTGAGCTCAGAGGAGGCCAAGTCGGGTCGCTCCAGTCCGGTTCTGACCGATCCCGTGGTCTTCTCCCCCCGTCCGCGGCACCACAACCGTCGCA GTTGGCCTGGCACCTCTAACTCGGTCGACATCTGTGAAGGACTAGAGGACTGGACCACGGACTTGTCCTACATCTCAGACTCTGATGAGGATGAGGACGTTGTGCTG GTGCCTGGAAGGTACCGTGCAGTGGTGGACCACTTAAAGTGTGGCAAATATGACATCATCGTAAAGAATGGTGATGTCATTCAGTTACTGCATGAGAACACAGCAGGGCTGTG
- the mcf2b gene encoding proto-oncogene DBL isoform X1 — translation MAEDNPLRGFPRIRRATTSFPGNLHLVFVLRPRNQPQATGSDLGFRFTQEDFMLKMPVVMLSSVTDLLRYINENQLSSEFGGTLECCPSDWIVLRTAIESFAVTVKEIAQLLQTFGTELAETELPDDANTIEYLLRSHTDKYRQMKDDIRAVIREGRQILSNLEGAKAAEGAAAEDRDINQDRDTVQRLLAQLRDMETAFDGFFEKHHLKLQQYLQLLRYELSFHEMESALEKLSVKEKAIPTAGATVAQTDQLLVDLEALDSAAEEEMGHAQIIILHGHQLAASHHYALALIVQRCNELRHHCDTLTTALRNKHDTLTRTRELLQRLEETVRWCDEGAYLLANQLMDKFQSKEGAQSALQDIDRLMESAPPHLQTLMEASPTELHPDVFTLDFQAVLTPQLQSQIEAVVQKLTTMQAMIHSRQACLRKLADIQVRPIQHVSPRPESPPRCKSPLFSPKHSFDVNSSLKFNFDLSLPGKRASRKTNNTKKIEVQHDYEGKRSSLVYEPEGLENPDQHRCHVMKELIETEKIYVEELLSVLLGYRAEMDNPALSHILPTQLRNKKEVLFGNLPEIYKFHSRIFVQDLESCVENPERVGACFLERKENFQVYERYCQNKPVSEALWRQCSDSRFFQECKQKLNHKLGLDSYLLKPVQRLTKYQLLLKELLKYSTESLYASELQGALSAMLDLLKSVNDSMHQIAITGYEGELKDLGGLLMQGSFSVWMSHRKGATRVKDMARFKPMQRHLFLHERALLFCKKREENGDGPERTASYSFKHCLRMSSVGITENIKGDVKKFEICYSGREEVYIVQAPTVEVKMTWLSEIRKILTNQQRTAQDDGQATGEQPLSPPLAHSGERVCVPWSSAHIAGCSACFDILPHSKLQEAPLSSEEAKSGRSSPVLTDPVVFSPRPRHHNRRSWPGTSNSVDICEGLEDWTTDLSYISDSDEDEDVVLVPGRYRAVVDHLKCGKYDIIVKNGDVIQLLHENTAGLWQVKNLTRGGEGRLPVETLQKILGSVSRSYMTRSRGELMAREI, via the exons ATGGCGGAGGACAATCCGCTGAGGGGGTTTCCCCGGATCCGGAGGGCTACG ACCTCCTTCCCTGGAAACCTCCACCTGGTGTTTGTGCTACGCCCCAGGAATCAGCCCCAGGCCACCGGCTCAGACCTGGGCTTCCGTTTCACACAAGAGGACTTCATGCTCAAGATGCCG gTGGTCATGCTGAGTTCAGTTACTGATCTGCTCCGCTATATCAACGAGAATCAATTAAGTTCTGAGTTTGGCGGAACTCTGGAATGCTGCCCTAGTGACTGGATAGTTCTGAGAACG GCCATAGAGAGCTTTGCAGTGACGGTAAAGGAGATAGCCCAGCTTCTCCAGACCTTCGGTACAGAACTGGCGGAAACAGAGTTACCAGATGACGCGAACACAATCGAATATCTACTCAGATCTCACACGGACAAGTACAGACAGATGAAG GATGATATCCGGGCGGTCATACGAGAGGGGAGACAGATCCTGTCCAACCTGGAGGGGGCCAAAGCAGCGGAGGGCGCGGcagcagaggacagagacaTCAACCAGGACAGAGACACGGTGCAGAG ACTCCTGGCCCAGCTGAGGGATATGGAAACAGCTTTTGATGGTTTTTTTGAGAAGCACCATCTTAAACTACAGCAGTATCTCCAGCTGCTGAGATATGAGCTAAGCTTCCACGAG ATGGAGAGCGCCCTGGAGAAGCTGAGCGTGAAGGAGAAAGCCATCCCAACTGCAGGGGCGACGGTGGCTCAGACCGACCAGCTCCTCGTAGACCTGGAGGCCTTGGACTCTGCGGCCGAG GAGGAGATGGGGCATGCTCAGATTATCATCCTGCATGGTCATCAATTGGCCGCGAGTCACCACTACGCTCTGGCTCTCATAGTGCAGCGCTGTAATGAGCTACGACATCACTGTGACACACTGACCACCGCACTGCGCAACAAACacgacacactcacacgcacacgggAACTACTACAACGCCTTGAGGag ACAGTGCGCTGGTGTGACGAGGGGGCATATCTCTTGGCCAATCAGCTGATGGATAAGTTCCAGTCTAAGGAGGGGGCTCAGTCAGCCCTGCAGGACATAGACAGGCTGATGGAGTCAGCTCCACCTCACCTGCAGACACTGATGGAGGCATCTCCGACAGAACTCCACCCCGACGTGTTTACACTGGACTTCCAGGCAGTTCTCACCCCTCAGTTGCAG TCCCAGATAGAAGCTGTGGTGCAGAAGCTGACCACCATGCAGGCCATGATCCACAGCAGACAGGCCTGTCTGCGCAAGCTCGCCGACATCCAGGTCAGACCCATCCAGCATGTGTCTCCCAGACCAGAGAGTCCCCCACGCTGCAaatctcccctcttctccccaAAACACA GCTTTGATGTGAATTCCAGTTTGAAGTTCAACTttgacctctctctccctggcaAACGGGCCTCGCGGAAAACCAACAACACTAAGAAG ATTGAGGTGCAGCATGACTATGAGGGGAAACGCAGCAGCCTGGTGTATGAACCAGAAGGACTGGAGAACCCAGATCAGCACAGATG TCATGTTATGAAGGAGCTGATTGAGACAGAGAAGATCTATGTGGAGGAGctgctgtcagtgttattg ggttACAGAGCTGAGATGGATAACCCCGCCCTCTCTCATATTCTACCTACCCAACTGCGCAATAAGAAGGAGGTTTTATTTGGAAACCTGCCAGAAATCTACAAATTCCACAGCAG GATATTCGTTCAGGACCTGGAGAGCTGTGTGGAGAACCCAGAGAGAGTGGGAGCATGCTTCCTGGAGAGG AAAGAGAATTTTCAAGTGTATGAGCGTTACTGTCAGAACAAACCTGTCTCTGAGGCCCTGTGGAGACAGTGTTCGGACTCACGCTTCTTCCAG gaATGCAAGCAAAAACTGAACCACAAACTGGGCCTGGATTCCTATTTGCTAAAACCTGTTCAGCGTCTAACTAAGTACCAGCTTTTGCTGAAG GAGTTGCTGAAGTACAGTACAGAGTCCCTGTATGCCTCTGAACTGCAGGGGGCGCTATCTGCCATGCTGGACCTCCTTAAGTCTGTCAATGACTCCATGCACCAGATAGCCATTACAGGTTATGAG ggggagCTGAAGGACCTAGGCGGGTTGCTGATGCAGGGCTCCTTCAGTGTGTGGATGAGCCACAGGAAAGGTGCCACACGGGTGAAGGACATGGCTCGCTTTAAACCCATGCAGCGACATCTGTTCCTCCATGAGAGGGCGCTGCTCTTCTGCAAGAAGAGGGAGGAGAACGGGGATGGGCCAGAACGCACAGCCTCCTACAGCTTCAAACACTGCCTCAGG ATGAGCTCTGTGGGAATCACTGAGAACATTAAGGGAGATGTGAAGAAGTTTGAGATCTGCTACAGTGGCAGAGAAGAGGTGTACATAGTGCAG GCTCCCACAGTGGAAGTGAAGATGACATGGCTCAGTGAAATCAGAAAAATTCTCACAAACCAGCAGAGGACAGCTCAAG ATGATGGCCAGGCCACAGGGGAGCAGCCACTGTCTCCGCCTTTAGCTCACAG tggggagagggtgtgtgtgcccTGGAGCTCCGCCCACATCGCTGGCTGCTCAGCTTGTTTTGATATCCTCCCTCACAGCAAGCTGCAGGAAGCACCCCTGAGCTCAGAGGAGGCCAAGTCGGGTCGCTCCAGTCCGGTTCTGACCGATCCCGTGGTCTTCTCCCCCCGTCCGCGGCACCACAACCGTCGCA GTTGGCCTGGCACCTCTAACTCGGTCGACATCTGTGAAGGACTAGAGGACTGGACCACGGACTTGTCCTACATCTCAGACTCTGATGAGGATGAGGACGTTGTGCTG GTGCCTGGAAGGTACCGTGCAGTGGTGGACCACTTAAAGTGTGGCAAATATGACATCATCGTAAAGAATGGTGATGTCATTCAGTTACTGCATGAGAACACAGCAGGGCTGTG
- the arr3a gene encoding arrestin 3a, retinal (X-arrestin), which produces MAKVFKKTSGNGQLTLFLGKRDYVDHVDYVDSLEGVVKIDPTDLGDRKVWIQLSCAFRYGSEDLDVFSLTFRKDIWTHHIQLYPECGYRPALTEMHDTLLKKAGEHSYAFTFDIPTNMPCSITLQPGPEDKGKACGVDYEVKAYLAKAADDPDEKIDKKDTCRLIIRKVQFAPDNTGSGQKAEICKNFMMSDKPVLLEATLNKDIYYHGETIPVKVKVKNETSKVVKKIKISIDQTTEVILYSADKYSKTVLSEEFSETVEGNTTFEKTLAITPLLANNKETRGLALDGKLKEGDTNLASTTILRPGMDKEVLGILVSYKVKVTLLVSGGGLLGGLVPSDVTVELPLTLMHPKPTE; this is translated from the exons ATGGCTAA GGTTTTCAAAAAGACCAGTGGAAACGGGCAG CTCACCCTGTTCCTAGGGAAGAGAGACTATGTGGACCATGTGGACTATGTGGATTCTCTTG AGGGTGTGGTGAAGATCGACCCCACAGATCTTGGAGACAGAAAAG TGTGGATCCAGCTCTCCTGTGCATTCCGCTACGGCAGTGAGGACCTCGATGTCTTCAGCCTCACGTTCAGGAAGGACATCTGGACCCATCACATCCAGCTGTACCCAGAGTGTGGATACAGACCTGCCCTCACCGAGATGCACGATACACTGTTGAAGAAAGCAGGGGAGCACAGCTATGCCTTCACCTTCGAC ATCCCAACCAACATGCCCTGCTCAATCACCCTCCAGCCTGGCCCAGAGGACAAGGGGAAG GCATGCGGTGTGGACTATGAAGTCAAGGCCTACTTAGCAAAAGCTGCTGATGATCCTGATGAGAAAATTGACAAgaa AGATACGTGTCGTCTGATCATCCGGAAGGTTCAGTTTGCTCCTGATAACACAGGATCTGGACAAAAGGCTGAAATATGTAAGAACTTCATGATGTCTGACAAGCCTGTTCTTCTGGAGGCCACCCTCAATAAGGAC ATCTATTACCATGGAGAAACCATCCCTGTTAAAGTTAAGGTGAAGAATGAGACAAGCAAAgtggtgaaaaaaatcaaaatttcTA TTGACCAGACCACAGAAGTCATTCTGTACTCTGCAGACAAATACTCCAAGACTGTGTTATCGGAAGAGTTCTC GGAGACAGTAGAAGGTAATACAACATTTGAGAAAACACTTGCCATCACTCCACTGCTGGCCAACAACAAAGAGACCAGAGGGCTAGCACTGGACGGGAAGCTGAAGGAGGGGGACACCAACCTGGCCTCCACCACCAt CCTGCGTCCTGGGATGGACAAAGAAGTACTTGGCATTCTGGTGTCTTATAAAGTCAAGGTGACCCTGCTGGTGTCTGGAGGAGG cttATTGGGAGGTCTGGTACCCAG tgatgTGACTGTAGAGTTGCCTCTGACACTGATGCACCCCAAACCAACAGAATAG